One window from the genome of Nicotiana sylvestris chromosome 9, ASM39365v2, whole genome shotgun sequence encodes:
- the LOC104210030 gene encoding zinc finger CCCH domain-containing protein 44: protein MAESQPIGAPIAVAGDTMLATVNNTPIPVTMEVSTSATIGSEKRKRGRPPRGQAGKPPPPKIQRVEEDEEEDVCFICFDGGSLVLCDRKGCPKAYHPACIKRDEEFFSSNAKWFCGWHICSVCQKASHYLCYTCTYSLCKGCIKNADYFCVRRNKGFCSMCMRTIMLIENNDQGNNGTVQVDFDDKGSWEYLFKLYWVYLKEKLSLTLSELAQAKNPWKESDRIHGELQYSHHVTNVKEQGSTMAQCQMKEKQEAHGTNRLEKLGNRATVDQAFKEQGSIMAQCEMSEKTDTHGTNILEKLGDRATVDQAVDGSGSETSIASLSTANSASTNISETDEVWHYRDPTGKTQGSFSMIQLRKWSKLGLFPLDMRIWTNDEYDDSVLLTDALNGLLHKAPPVHGKTSSRSQELGAASADRNVSERCGRSTGTGRECREMEVPCHRASKDLNGNAENARIDGLSAPFPKFLDLMNGSNPYSDKLQLCSPVPSSRHGEVHVALPSKERGHENVELHSARGQVIQDSCGSTMCQITESYNRKAQSNNQSYVGQSSGQNWGSSTSCRSSINLDTGFASGTNSKESFEQKGNVNLSDRPSPTANTSYDDIEAQAAEKLLSLSSGVPLRASDIHDWSTSTPKSYGEAKAGRAAENKASAPSKLSVQDSGPSWSSGSSLADECDGNTPTAEPSAEEWDSGLVSVSSLKPAEAVSDHVATPTPVADQLNYTSPSLQVSNLSNWQAAVNEPIEFSTLAEESVSDLLAEVDAMESQTQSGMGSPTSAMRFSEQMIPGYKNFILALFEDLSPTPDPAKSDGLSSNGDIKLPCQSPVTDELVGASQADAFDPLKRSDGNSSNEQRNRN, encoded by the exons ATGGCCGAATCTCAGCCGATCGGAGCTCCGATAGCTGTCGCCGGAGATACGATGCTCGCTACTGTTAATAATACTCCGATTCCGGTGACTATGGAGGTAAGCACTTCAGCGACGATCGGCTCGGAGAAGCGGAAGCGAGGACGGCCGCCACGTGGACAAGCAGGGAAGCCTCCGCCGCCGAAGATTCAGcgagtggaggaggatgaagaagaagatgtttGCTTTATATGTTTCGATGGTGGTTCACTCGTGTTATGCGATCGCAA GGGTTGTCCGAAGGCATACCATCCAGCTTGTATTAAGCGGGACGAGGAATTTTTCAGCTCCAACGCTAAATGGTTCTGTG GTTGGCATATTTGTAGTGTGTGTCAAAAGGCTTCCCACTATTTGTGCTATACTTGTACATATTCATTGTGCAAGGGATGTATAAAAAATGCTGATTACTTCTGCGTTCGACGAAACAAAGGCTTTTGCTCAATGTGCATGCGAACTATCATGCTGATTGAGAATAACGACCAAGGAAACAACGGAACG GTTCAAGTAGATTTTGATGACAAAGGCAGCTGGGAGTATCTATTCAAGTTGTATTGGGTATACTTGAAAGAAAAGCTCTCACTAACACTAAGTGAACTTGCTCAAGCTAAAAATCCCTGGAAGGAATCAGATAGGATACATGGGGAACTGCAATATAGTCATCATGTTACAAATG TTAAAGAACAGGGATCTACCATGGCTCAGTGCCAAATGAAGGAGAAACAAGAGGCACATGGAACTAATAGATTGGAGAAGCTAGGAAATCGAGCTACGGTTGATCAGGCATTTAAAGAACAAGGATCTATAATGGCTCAGTGCGAAATGAGTGAGAAAACAGACACTCATGGGACTAATATATTGGAGAAACTAGGAGATCGAGCTACTGTTGATCAGGCTGTGGATGGGTCTGGATCTGAAACTTCAATTGCAAGTCTCTCAACAGCAAACTCAGCATCCACTAACATCAGTGAAACGGATGAAGTGTGGCATTACCGTGACCCTACTGGTAAAACGCAAGGATCATTTTCAATGATACAGTTGAGGAAATGGAGTAAATTGGGGCTTTTCCCACTTGATATGAGGATATGGACAAATGATGAGTATGATGACTCAGTACTATTGACTGATGCACTAAATGGGCTGCTCCATAAAGCCCCTCCGGTTCATGGAAAGACATCAAGCCGGTCTCAGGAGCTTGGAGCTGCCTCTGCTGACAGAAATGTTTCTGAACGGTGTGGACGTTCTACTGGAACAGGGAGAGAATGTAGAGAAATGGAGGTACCTTGCCACCGTGCAAGTAAAGACTTAAATGGCAATGCTGAGAATGCGAGGATAGATGGGTTGTCTGCTCCATTTCCAAAATTTTTGGACTTGATGAATGGAAGTAATCCTTATTCAGACAAACTCCAACTGTGTAGCCCAGTCCCTTCGTCCCGTCATGGGGAGGTGCATGTAGCTCTTCCAAGTAAGGAAAGAGGTCATGAAAATGTGGAGCTTCACTCTGCCAGAGGTCAAGTAATTCAGGATTCCTGTGGAAGCACAATGTGCCAGATTACTGAGAGTTACAACCGTAAAGCCCAATCTAACAACCAGAGTTATGTAGGACAGTCTTCTGGACAGAATTGGGGCTCATCAACCAGTTGTAGAAGTTCAATTAACTTGGACACTGGCTTTGCTTCAGGTACCAATTCAAAAGAGTCATTTGAACAGAAAGGTAACGTGAATCTTTCAGATCGACCAAGTCCTACTGCAAATACAAGCTATGACGATATTGAAGCTCAGGCTGCTGAAAAGCTGCTTTCTTTGAGTTCAGGTGTTCCTCTTCGTGCTTCAGATATACATGATTGGTCTACTTCTACTCCTAAGTCCTATGGTGAAGCTAAAGCTGGACGGGCAGCTGAAAACAAAGCATCTGCTCCTTCTAAGCTGTCTGTGCAGGATTCAGGCCCTAGCTGGAGCAGTGGTTCTAGTCTAGCTGATGAATGTGATGGAAATACTCCAACTGCAGAACCATCTGCTGAAGAATGGGATTCCGGTCTTGTTTCCGTTTCTTCGCTAAAGCCAGCTGAAGCAGTGAGTGATCATGTTGCCACGCCCACTCCTGTCGCAGATCAACTTAATTATACCTCCCCATCTCTCCAGGTGTCAAACTTATCCAATTGGCAGGCAGCTGTTAATGAGCCTATTGAGTTCAGCACTTTGGCTGAAGAGTCGGTATCAGATCTATTGGCTGAAGTTGATGCAATGGAATCTCAAACTCAAAGCGGTATGGGTTCGCCTACTTCAGCAATGAGGTTTAGTGAGCAGATGATACCAGGTTACAAAAACTTTATTCTAGCTCTGTTTGAGGACCTGAGTCCTACGCCTGATCCTGCAAAAAGTGATGGCTTGAGCTCAAATGGAGATATAAAGTTGCCTTGTCAATCACCTGTGACAGATGAGCTAGTTGGGGCATCTCAAGCTGATGCCTTTGACCCTTTAAAGAGGTCTGATGGGAATTCATCTAATGAGCAGCGAAACAGAAACTAA